The Deltaproteobacteria bacterium sequence GACCAGTTTGGCATTGGTATCCATCCTGAAGGGGAAACTCCCGGTCAGATAGGCCTTGGCTTCGGAAAGTTCGGCAGGAGAAATTCCTTTTTCAAGAAACCGGTTCATTTCCTTCAGGATCTCGGACAGGGCCTGGTTGGTGTTTTGACTTTTGGTTTCCATGGCGATTTGAAAAGACCCGGGAAATTCCCGGGCATCGAAATAGCTCGAAACGCCATAAGTCAACCCCAGATTATCTCTGATGATATCCACCAGACGGGAGACAAAACCTCCCCCACCCAAAATGTAGTTCATGACTTGAATGGCATAATAATCCGGATTGGAGCGGGCAATCCCCAGGTGTCCCCAGATAATATTGGCCTGGGTGATGGGGCGTTCTATTTTTTCGATGACCGGACCGGGCAAAGCCGGTGGTTGAACCAGAGACGGGCGTTGGATCGGGGCCGGTTTCCAGTCCTTTAGATAGTGTTGGATCAGTTCACTGCTTTCCTGCAGGGTGATTTGTCCTACCATTAAAAGACTGGCATTGTTAGGTCGGTAATAAGACTGGAAAAATCGAATAATATCTTCACGGGTCATTGATGAAAGGGTGGAAACAGAGCCTTCCTTGGGATGGGCATAGGGATGGGCCCCGAACAATTTTTTGGCAAAGGCCAATTGCGCCACCTGGTTCGGATCTTCTTCCATCCGTTTCAAACGGGCTTTCAAGGCCGAGACCTTACGCTCGATTTCCTGAGGGGAGAAGGCGGGATTTAAAAGGATGTCGGAAAGGATGGAAAGTCCCAGGGGCAGATCCTTCTTAAGAATGGCCAGACTGATAGTGGCATAATCCGATTCGGCCGAGGCGGAAATGGAACCGCCGA is a genomic window containing:
- a CDS encoding insulinase family protein: MVYKVGVMIALLTFCSAAFATGSWAQSFAQKTRLPNGLTLIVSERNQLPTIHLQVLIRAGSTLDPPNLLGLANLVSELLPQGTTQRDATQISRQIESVGGSISASAESDYATISLAILKKDLPLGLSILSDILLNPAFSPQEIERKVSALKARLKRMEEDPNQVAQLAFAKKLFGAHPYAHPKEGSVSTLSSMTREDIIRFFQSYYRPNNASLLMVGQITLQESSELIQHYLKDWKPAPIQRPSLVQPPALPGPVIEKIERPITQANIIWGHLGIARSNPDYYAIQVMNYILGGGGFVSRLVDIIRDNLGLTYGVSSYFDAREFPGSFQIAMETKSQNTNQALSEILKEMNRFLEKGISPAELSEAKAYLTGSFPFRMDTNAKLVRLLSAIEFYGLGLDFPDKYPQLINQVTADEVLRVARTYLKPEKFLLVVVGDQKQIQLKNAW